AAGTTCACGCTTGTGGAGCGGTGTTTTGCTTTCTCACGGGCCCGCGTCTGCTGTATATAAGGCGGCTGCGCCGGCGAGCTGAGAAGCATTCTCGAATCGCACGACTCGTAGAAACATTCATCATGACTGGCCGTGGTAAAGGAGGAAAGGGTCTCGGAAAGGGGGGCGCCAAGCGTCACAGGAAAGTTTTGCGTGATAACATCCAGGGTATCACCAAGCCCGCTATCCGTCGTCTGGCTCGCCGTGGCGGTGTCAAGCGTATCTCTGGTCTCATCTACGAGGAGACTCGCGGAGTTCTCAAGGTATTCCTGGAGAACGTGATCCGTGATGCCGTCACGTACACTGAGCACGCCAAGAGGAAGACTGTGACCGCCATGGATGTGGTCTACGCCCTCAAACGCCAGGGTCGTACTCTGTACGGCTTCGGTGGTTAGACGCATCAAGTCGCGGATCTCGCATCCACAATAACCCTTCTCCGGTCCTTCTTAGGACCACCTTCATTTTCCCAAGAGGGGCTGAATGTGTCTCGTTGCCACTGCTAACTCCTTCGTGTTTACATATTAAAACActattgtttgttattgttttgtcattgaTAGTGTCGTCGTAAATCTATACAAGTGTTGGctacgtaaacaaaagagaaggagggagggcaGGGGGTTGGATGTATGATTGCAACTGAGCGAAAGGGAACTGTCAAGAAAATGATGAGAGGCAAATAAAATGATCACTTATTGATATCAAATTGGAGCGCTTCAAGCCACAGACGGGGTCAATTTGATGCCAACCAGTGTCGATAGGCGCACAAGCAGAATGGATTATGACGTGCTCATTCATTTGTGCTCATCACACAGAGCTTCACTCATAGAGAAAGGGATCCCTCCCATTGGTGTTGTGTTGCATTAGAGATAGAAAGTAACGATTTGCGGGATAGAAATAATGCATTCTTGACCATGATTTTGTAGTGAGAGTGCTCATTTTGGACAAGAAAGCCGTCCATAGGGCAGAGAGAGAAGGCAAATTGTTGAAATGCATTAGCTGTTGATGTTTGGTCAAATACAGATGACAAATAGGGGTTTGAAATGATCATATGCGCAGGGACAACACAAGGGCTGGAGTTTTTGGTTCGTTAAATGGAGTGTGACTATAGTGCGAGTACTTAGGGAGGGTGTTGAAAGGAAATGTTTATGGTTGCTACGAGTGTAACAATTAGGATGGCAACGAGAGCAGACCAACTCTTTTGGGAAAAATGAAGGTGGCTCTGAAAAGAGCCGGGTTTGGAGGAGTCGGAACCGTTGGAGGGGCAACTTAAGCACGCTCTCCGCGGATACGGCGGGCCAGCTGGATGTCCTTGGGCATGATGGTGACACGCTTGGCATGGATGGCGCACAGGTTGGTGTCCTCAAAGAGACCGACCAGGTAAGCCTCGCTGGCCTCCTGCAGAGCCATGACGGCAGAGCTCTGGAAGCGCAGGTCTGTCTTGAAGTCCTGGGCGATTTCGCGCACCAGACGCTGGAAGGGCAGCTTGCGGATCAGGAGCTCGGTGCTCTTCTGGTAACGACGGATCTCACGAAGAGCCACAGTTCCAGGCCTGTAACGATGAGGTTTCTTGACTCCTCCAGTGGCAGGGGCGCTTTTGCGAGCGGCCTTGGTTGCCAGCTGTTTGCGAGGAGCTTTTCCTCCGGTGGATTTACGGGCGGTTTGCTTGGTACGTGCCATTTCGAAGTTAGAGTCGACTGAGCAGCCAGGAACTAGAGAGACGTTTTATATGGGAAAGGCATTCG
The sequence above is a segment of the Littorina saxatilis isolate snail1 unplaced genomic scaffold, US_GU_Lsax_2.0 scaffold_2817, whole genome shotgun sequence genome. Coding sequences within it:
- the LOC138957751 gene encoding histone H3, which translates into the protein MARTKQTARKSTGGKAPRKQLATKAARKSAPATGGVKKPHRYRPGTVALREIRRYQKSTELLIRKLPFQRLVREIAQDFKTDLRFQSSAVMALQEASEAYLVGLFEDTNLCAIHAKRVTIMPKDIQLARRIRGERA
- the LOC138957748 gene encoding histone H4, translated to MTGRGKGGKGLGKGGAKRHRKVLRDNIQGITKPAIRRLARRGGVKRISGLIYEETRGVLKVFLENVIRDAVTYTEHAKRKTVTAMDVVYALKRQGRTLYGFGG